The Eurosta solidaginis isolate ZX-2024a chromosome 4, ASM4086904v1, whole genome shotgun sequence genome includes a window with the following:
- the LOC137248873 gene encoding mitochondrial inner membrane protease subunit 1: MLNIFLKKTTMASILSRLKDIAKYSMMYACLTHCTFEYVGDFVVCNGPSMEPTLHSKNILLTERISRRFHNPRRGDIIIAVSPTDPKQFICKRVVGIPGDRIALKSSVAPATDTSADEAVANRKLKMLKFIDEYVPRGFIWIEGDNSANSSDSRYYGPIPIGLVKSRVVCRLWPLNEMCML, translated from the exons atgctaaacatttttttaaaaaagacTACAATGGCCTCTATATTATCGAGGTTAAAGGACATAGCAAAATACAGCATGATGTACGCCTGCCTTACACATTGCACCTTCGAATATGTTGGCGATTTTGTTGTG TGCAATGGACCCTCAATGGAGCCCACCTTGCATTCAAAAAATATTCTGCTTACCGAACGTATATCAAGACGCTTTCACAATCCACGACGCGGTGACATAATCATTGCAGTCTCACCCACCGATCCGAAGCAGTTCATTTGCAAACGTGTTGTTGGCATTCCCGGTGATCGTATTGCGCTAAAGAGCAGTGTAGCGCCAGCGACGGATACCTCAGCTGATGAAGCTGTTGCAAATAGAAAGCTCAAAATGCTTAAGTTCATTGATGAATATGTGCCGCGTGGCTTTATTTGGATTGAAGGTGACAACAGTGCAAATAGTTCGGATTCACGTTACTATGGCCCAATACCTATCGGATTAGTAAAAAGTCGGGTAGTATGCAGACTTTGGCCCTTGAACGAAATGTGTATGTTATAG
- the Rrp4 gene encoding exosome complex component RRP4, whose translation MTTNVNIRLAIDRVNMGLLAQNQARAPRLYTPGEVVTGQMGFMKGHGTYVEDDDIKASVAGVMEQVNKLISIKPLKSRYVGEIGDVVVARITEVQQRRWKVDTNSRLDSVLMLSSVNLPGGELRRRGVEDEQMMRKYLQEGDLISAEVQNIFDEGTLSLYTRSLKYGKLSQGVLVKVFPSLVKRRKTHFHNLTCGASIILGNNGFIWISPTVNTETDGGDGGYAQNLSEVIPRADREVIARQRNCILALAHCKMMLYDTSILYAYEESMKYEVHELLQQEAIFDVAFLTQHRLRLQEE comes from the coding sequence ATGACCACCAATGTCAATATAAGGTTGGCTATAGATCGTGTCAATATGGGCCTGTTGGCGCAGAATCAAGCCAGGGCGCCGCGTCTATATACACCCGGCGAAGTGGTGACGGGACAAATGGGATTCATGAAGGGACACGGTACCTATGTTGAAGATGATGATATCAAAGCATCAGTAGCTGGTGTTATGGAGCAGGTAAATAAGCTTATCTCAATTAAACCGCTTAAAAGTCGTTATGTTGGTGAAATTGGTGATGTTGTAGTAGCGCGCATCACTGAGGTGCAACAGCGCCGGTGGAAAGTAGACACAAATTCACGTCTGGACTCTGTCTTAATGTTATCATCGGTTAATTTACCCGGTGGTGAGCTGCGTAGACGTGGCGTTGAAGATGAGCAAATGATGCGCAAATATTTGCAAGAGGGCGATCTTATATCAGCTGAGGTACAAAACATTTTCGATGAAGGAACACTTTCGTTATATACACGCAGTTTGAAATATGGCAAATTATCACAAGGTGTACTTGTTAAGGTGTTCCCTTCATTGGTTAAGCGTCGCAAAACGCATTTTCACAATTTAACTTGTGGCGCATCAATCATACTTGGTAATAATGGTTTCATTTGGATATCGCCAACAGTGAATACTGAAACGGATGGTGGGGATGGCGGTTATGCACAGAATTTAAGTGAAGTTATACCTCGCGCAGATCGAGAAGTAATTGCGCGACAGCGAAATTGTATTTTAGCGCTGGCACATTGCAAAATGATGCTCTATGATACGAGCATATTGTATGCATATGAGGAGTCCATGAAATATGAAGTGCATGAGCTACTGCAGCAAGAAGCTATATTTGATGTGGCATTCCTGACGCAACATCGGCTACGTTTGCAAGAAGAATAG
- the Pis gene encoding CDP-diacylglycerol--inositol 3-phosphatidyltransferase: MAVPEHDNVFAFIPNLIGYARIVLALVAFWFMSTNYAIAGWCYVISALLDAVDGHAARAFNQSTRFGAMLDQLTDRCGTMGLLVTLSYFYPTYMFWFQVSIAIDIACHWMYMQTSCLVGKTSHKTFDVNENFIMRTYYKKDVLTFMCCANELFYVCLYMLHFTYGPLILGCSIFKLLAIAMAPFALLKSLISCLHAYVASIDLVALDVREREAKRQKEVGKKSE; the protein is encoded by the exons ATGGCGGTGCCAGAACATGATAATGTCTTTGCTTTCATTCCAAACCTAATTG GATATGCACGTATAGTACTTGCATTGGTTGCTTTCTGGTTCATGTCAACCAATTATGCTATTGCTGGCTGGTGCTATGTTATAAGTGCACTTTTGGATGCAGTAGATGGACATGCAGCACGTGCTTTTAATCAAA gcaCTCGTTTTGGAGCTATGTTGGACCAACTAACTGATCGTTGTGGAACCATGGGTCTGCTAGTAACACTCAGCTACTTCTATCCAACGTATATGTTTTGGTTCCAGGTCTCGATAGCTATAGATATTGCCTGTCACTGGATGTATATGCAAAC GAGCTGTTTGGTTGGCAAAACATCACACAAGACATTCGATGTGAACGAAAATTTCATAATGCGCACTTACTATAAAAAGGATGTGCTAACCTTTATGTGTTGCGCTAACGAGCTATTTtacgtttgtttatatatgcttcATTTCACTTATGGGCCGTTGA tcttGGGATGTTCaattttcaagcttttagctaTCGCTATGGCACCATTTGCTCTGTTAAAATCATTGATCTCTTGTTTACATGCCTATGTGGCAAGcatcgatttagttgcattagaTGTGCGTGAACGTGAAGCTAAACGCCAAAAAGAAGTTGGCAAGAAATCAGAATAA